From Manihot esculenta cultivar AM560-2 chromosome 18, M.esculenta_v8, whole genome shotgun sequence:
TCACAAGCTTATACCTGACAAATGAACATCTGAGTCCCTCCAACAATGAACAAGAATCTTCGACCGTATCGATCCACCACGCCCGTAGACACCAGGATTGAACCCAGATTAACTAATCCCAGAATTATGGCTGCGATTAAAGCTGAATCATTTCCGAATCCAACTGATTGAAATAGAACCGGGGCATAAAATGCAATTACGTTGATCCCAGTCACTTGTTGGAAGAAAGGTATAGCAATTGACATCACTAGATGAGGCCTATACTGCCTCTCAAATATGGTCACGAAAGGTTCTGCTTGAGCAGCTTTGCCCACTTCACTGTATTTAATTAGCTCAGCAAGTTCAGCATCCACATCAGTTTCACTTCCTCGGACTTTGATGAGAGATTTTCGAGCTTGCTCAAGCTTGCCACGCTCCACCAGGCTAGTCGGGGTGTCTGAGATGAGGAGTGCACCCATTGTCATTATAGCTGCAGGTACGATGGCAAGGCCAAGAGAGAGACGCCAACCCCAAGTGTGCTTAGCAGTTCCAAAATTAATGCAGTTGGCTGATACTACCCCTATGCCTATGAAAAACTGGAAGCCTGTGTTGAATGCCCCTCGCCATTTCGGCGGTGCTACCTCTGAGAGGTAGACAGGAGTTGCCTTCATTGAAACATTGGTAATGttagtgtgtatatatatataaatgtgatctattttttatttatttaattttttaaaataatatgaatttCTAAAAGATATACTGAAATCAGGAGTATGACtggattaattttaataaaatcctTAATCCTATATAAATTCTATATAAGTCCTACTGACATACAATTCACAACCGATTTGAAATTTTGAGGATCAGCTAACAGGGCAAGCCCCTGAAGGAACTTCAACCCAAGGCGAATAATATGAATTTGAAACCTAACAATTCAGAAATGACTCCAATAatacaattaaaacaaaaagaccattgattttattttcaatGTGCTTTGATTTGCTACTCGACAACCAATTTGCAATTCTATATAGTTGGACAAATGTGAGATAAGTGTTCATTAATTAGGTTAACTAACCTGGTTAGTGAAGCCAACTCCAAAACCAAGCAAGATACGACCTAGGATGAGCATGGAGATGTTAGCAGCACCGCCGTTGATGGCAGCGCCGGCAAGGAAGGTGCAGCCACCTAGAACCATGGTGTTCCTGCGACCCAATGCTGCAGAGACACGACTAGCTACAAGTGAAGCAGCTAAGCCAGCAATGTATAGCGATGATGTGAATGCTGTTAAAACCTGGCTATCGTATACGCAATACATATTTGTTTTGGCCCCTGATGCCTTCCTCAGTACTGATGGGAAGAATTTCTTCAGAAATGGTGCCATTGTCGTTACACCTCCTGTAAATTGATGGATTCATATTAACGTAGCTTGTTTTAGTGCACATAATTAAGGATTCTATCGCTTGTTGCAAACTGTGAGTTTTGATTCATGCCTGCCAAGTATATTACGCTAAATATATAaacagaagaaaaagagataaaatatatatcacatatcattttcttttatggAAGTCAATTTGATTTTGCCAAATTAATGCTACtatattactaataaattatcAACAATATTGTTTTCTGATGTCTTTTAAGCATTTATTATTAGTTGTGTTTTTTCAGCaagttattattattgttcCAATACAATTTGTTTAgcctaattaaataaaaaaaatagacaaACAAACTCCCCAactctaaataaataattaaattctctttttttttattagaattgATTTTCTTTTGCAATTTAAATTCGATACTTTAATtcaaatatctttaaaataaagtttgttacaaatttttatt
This genomic window contains:
- the LOC110606046 gene encoding sugar transport protein 5 codes for the protein MAVGGFAVNDEPVNGFNGKITASVVVTCIVAASSGLIFGYDIGISGGVTTMAPFLKKFFPSVLRKASGAKTNMYCVYDSQVLTAFTSSLYIAGLAASLVASRVSAALGRRNTMVLGGCTFLAGAAINGGAANISMLILGRILLGFGVGFTNQATPVYLSEVAPPKWRGAFNTGFQFFIGIGVVSANCINFGTAKHTWGWRLSLGLAIVPAAIMTMGALLISDTPTSLVERGKLEQARKSLIKVRGSETDVDAELAELIKYSEVGKAAQAEPFVTIFERQYRPHLVMSIAIPFFQQVTGINVIAFYAPVLFQSVGFGNDSALIAAIILGLVNLGSILVSTGVVDRYGRRFLFIVGGTQMFICQVAVACVLASTTGVSGTKHISKENAILVLVLMCIYAAGFGWSWGPLSWLIPSEIFPMKIRPTGQSISVAVNFATTFGLSQTFLTMLCHFKYGTFLFYAGWIVMMTIFIVLFLPETKGIPLDSMYTVWKRHWYWRRFV